The proteins below come from a single Arthrobacter sp. B1I2 genomic window:
- a CDS encoding GntR family transcriptional regulator has translation MSTAGDFPGSWRPNPASSVALFEQLRLQVIHLADNGALAPGTRLPAVRALAEKLDVAPHTVARAYKELEAAGIVATRGRNGTVVSAREERLGDLSAAAAAYAAVARSQGASFAEAVKLLAAAYDVP, from the coding sequence GTGAGCACTGCGGGCGACTTCCCCGGATCGTGGCGGCCCAACCCGGCCAGCAGCGTGGCGCTGTTTGAGCAACTGCGGCTCCAGGTCATCCACCTGGCGGACAACGGCGCACTGGCGCCAGGTACCAGGCTGCCTGCCGTGCGGGCCCTTGCAGAGAAGCTCGACGTCGCCCCGCACACGGTGGCCAGGGCGTACAAGGAGCTGGAGGCTGCCGGCATCGTCGCAACCCGCGGGCGGAACGGGACCGTGGTTTCCGCGCGTGAGGAGAGGCTGGGGGACCTGTCCGCCGCGGCCGCCGCCTACGCCGCCGTCGCCAGATCCCAGGGGGCCAGCTTCGCCGAAGCGGTGAAGCTCCTGGCCGCCGCCTACGATGTTCCCTGA
- a CDS encoding ABC transporter ATP-binding protein, with the protein MTAEEETGEAAHRFWPTAGRLLGLLRPFRLQMVGAVAATCAFAGLNVAAPKYLGDATDVVVEGISQGSLDQRFGVLLAAVAAMYVFASLFNWIQGALTARAVQGLMYGLRGSVEDKLHRLPSTYFRERSRGDVLSRATNDIDNIAQALNQVLTQLIVSVLMLCGSLAMMLWISPVLAAIAVASVPVSTWITVLVARRSQEHFARQWKEIGELNAHVEEFISGHEVVKAFGRQAQAAEVFSRSNGRLARAAAKAQYSAGVVQPLMVLMSNLNYIAVAVVGALQVIAGAMTIGGVQAFIQFSRLFTQPVGQIGGLLNVMQSCAASAARVFVLLDAGEDPPEPAHGTIGAPAAGRIIFHDVTFGYPGSVPAVRNLTFTVEPGQAVAIVGHTGAGKSTVVNLLMRFLEPSSGRITMGGRDITGIPRDQVRARFGVVLQDSWLFAGTIRENIAYGLPDALDAAIVAAAEATYADRFIRSLPHGYGTVLENGGEPLSQGQRQLITIARAQLAGRSVLVLDEATSSVDSRTELLIREAMQRLRQGRTSFVIAHRLSTIRNADLILVMDHGRIVEQGTHGSLLAANSFYARLYNAQFAERGGRAGVLEGGL; encoded by the coding sequence GTGACGGCCGAGGAAGAAACCGGGGAAGCAGCGCACAGATTCTGGCCGACGGCCGGCAGGCTCCTTGGCCTCCTGCGGCCCTTCCGGCTGCAGATGGTGGGCGCCGTGGCGGCAACCTGCGCCTTCGCCGGCCTCAACGTTGCCGCCCCCAAGTACCTGGGTGACGCCACTGACGTCGTGGTGGAGGGCATCTCCCAGGGAAGCCTGGACCAGCGCTTTGGGGTCCTGCTGGCAGCGGTGGCCGCGATGTATGTCTTCGCCTCACTCTTCAACTGGATCCAGGGGGCGCTGACCGCCCGCGCCGTGCAGGGACTCATGTACGGCCTGCGGGGCTCGGTTGAGGACAAGCTGCACCGCCTCCCGTCCACATACTTCCGGGAACGCTCCCGGGGTGATGTCCTGAGCCGGGCCACCAATGACATCGACAACATTGCCCAGGCCCTGAACCAGGTCCTGACCCAGCTCATCGTGTCCGTCCTGATGCTGTGCGGTTCGCTGGCCATGATGCTGTGGATCTCGCCGGTGCTCGCAGCCATCGCCGTCGCCAGTGTTCCGGTGTCCACCTGGATCACGGTGCTGGTGGCCAGACGGTCCCAGGAGCACTTCGCCCGGCAATGGAAGGAGATCGGCGAACTCAACGCGCACGTGGAGGAATTCATCAGCGGCCATGAAGTCGTCAAGGCCTTCGGCCGCCAGGCTCAGGCCGCCGAGGTTTTCAGCCGCAGCAACGGACGCCTGGCCCGGGCGGCGGCCAAAGCCCAGTACTCGGCCGGGGTGGTCCAGCCGCTCATGGTGTTGATGTCCAACCTTAACTACATTGCGGTTGCGGTCGTAGGGGCGCTGCAGGTCATCGCAGGCGCCATGACCATTGGTGGAGTTCAGGCATTCATCCAGTTCAGCCGCTTGTTCACCCAGCCCGTGGGACAGATTGGCGGACTGCTTAACGTCATGCAGTCCTGCGCAGCATCCGCGGCAAGGGTATTCGTGCTCCTGGACGCCGGCGAGGACCCGCCGGAGCCCGCCCACGGGACAATCGGTGCTCCCGCCGCGGGCCGCATAATCTTCCACGACGTTACGTTCGGCTACCCGGGTTCCGTCCCCGCGGTCCGCAACCTCACCTTCACCGTGGAACCGGGACAGGCGGTAGCCATCGTGGGACACACCGGCGCGGGCAAGAGCACCGTAGTGAACCTCCTGATGCGGTTCCTGGAACCTTCATCCGGCAGGATCACCATGGGCGGAAGGGACATCACGGGGATTCCCCGGGACCAGGTGCGGGCACGGTTCGGCGTGGTGCTCCAGGATTCCTGGCTCTTCGCCGGGACCATCCGCGAGAACATCGCTTACGGCCTGCCGGACGCCCTGGATGCTGCCATTGTTGCCGCCGCGGAGGCCACCTACGCGGACCGCTTCATCAGGTCGCTGCCGCACGGCTACGGCACGGTGCTGGAAAACGGCGGCGAGCCGCTCAGCCAGGGGCAGCGGCAGCTCATCACCATCGCCAGGGCGCAGCTTGCCGGGCGCAGCGTGCTGGTCCTGGATGAGGCCACCAGTTCGGTGGATTCCAGGACGGAGCTGCTCATCCGCGAGGCGATGCAGCGGTTGCGCCAGGGACGGACCAGTTTCGTGATCGCCCACCGTTTGTCCACCATCCGGAACGCTGATCTAATTCTCGTCATGGACCACGGACGCATCGTCGAGCAGGGCACGCATGGAAGCCTCCTTGCTGCCAACAGCTTCTATGCCAGGCTGTACAACGCGCAGTTTGCCGAACGCGGCGGCAGGGCGGGCGTTCTGGAGGGCGGCCTGTGA
- the uvrA gene encoding excinuclease ABC subunit UvrA: MPKAVAEETPAPSTSFAVPSAAAPHRPDLSRLVVKGAREHNLRNVDLDLPRDAMIVFTGLSGSGKSSLAFDTIFAEGQRRYVESLSAYARQFLGQVDKPDVDFIEGLSPAVSIDQKSTSKNPRSTVGTITEIYDYMRLLWARVGRPHCPVCGEPVSKQTPQQIVDQLLELDEGTRFQVLAPVVRGRKGEFVDLFKELSAKGYSRARVDGKLVQLSDPPKLGKQFKHTIEVVVDRLVVKEGISQRLTDSIETALGLAEGRVLAEFVDVEEDAPGRIRAFSENLACPNEHPLAIDEIEPRSFSFNNPFGACAACSGIGTRLEVDEELIVPNPELSLSEGAIAPWSMGTATTEYWNRLLEGLAKEVGFSMTTPWEKLGKDVRQTILHGKDHKVVVQYRNRFGRERKYSTGFEGAIQYVHRKHGETDSDWARDRYEEYMRQVPCPACNGARLNPASLSVLINGKSIAEVAALPMRDCAEFLNNLVLTGREAQIAHQVLKEIQARLTFLLDVGLEYLNLERPSATLSGGEAQRIRLATQIGSGLVGVLYVLDEPSIGLHQRDNRRLIETLTRLRDMGNTLIVVEHDEDTIHVADWIVDIGPGAGEHGGQVVHSGTYKELLDNRESLTGDYLSGRKAIEVPKKRRKYDKKREIKVVGARENNLLNVDAAFPLGLFTAVTGVSGSGKSTLVNEILYKVLANKLNGAKQVAGRHKSVQGLEHLDKVVHVDQSPIGRTPRSNPATYTGVFDNIRKLFAETTEAKVRGYLPGRFSFNVKGGRCEACSGDGTLKIEMNFLPDVYVPCEVCHGARYNRETLEVHYKGKTIADVLNMPIEEGAEFFAAFSPIARHLNTLVDVGLGYVRLGQPATTLSGGEAQRVKLAAELQKRSNGRSIYVLDEPTTGLHFEDIRKLLMVLQGLVDKGNTVITIEHNLDVIKSADWLVDLGPDGGSGGGQIVAAGTPEQVAKSGTSYTGKFLAEILG; encoded by the coding sequence GTGCCTAAAGCCGTAGCTGAAGAAACCCCTGCCCCCTCCACGTCCTTCGCCGTCCCCTCCGCAGCGGCCCCGCACCGGCCGGACCTCTCCCGCCTTGTGGTGAAAGGCGCGCGGGAGCACAATCTGCGCAACGTGGACCTCGACCTCCCGCGCGACGCCATGATCGTCTTCACCGGCCTCTCGGGATCCGGCAAGTCCTCGCTGGCATTCGACACGATCTTTGCCGAAGGCCAGCGGCGCTACGTTGAATCACTGTCCGCCTACGCACGCCAGTTCCTCGGCCAGGTGGACAAGCCCGACGTCGATTTCATCGAAGGCCTCTCCCCGGCGGTCTCCATCGACCAGAAATCCACCAGCAAGAACCCGCGGTCCACCGTGGGCACCATTACCGAGATCTACGACTACATGCGCCTGCTGTGGGCCCGCGTCGGCAGGCCGCACTGCCCCGTTTGCGGTGAACCGGTGTCCAAGCAGACCCCGCAGCAGATTGTGGACCAGCTCCTCGAACTCGACGAGGGCACGCGCTTCCAGGTCCTGGCACCGGTGGTGCGCGGACGCAAGGGTGAGTTCGTGGACCTCTTCAAGGAACTCAGCGCCAAGGGATACTCCCGGGCGCGGGTGGATGGCAAGCTTGTCCAGTTGAGCGATCCGCCCAAACTGGGCAAGCAGTTCAAGCACACCATCGAAGTCGTGGTGGACCGCCTGGTGGTCAAGGAAGGCATCAGCCAGCGGCTCACGGACTCCATCGAGACCGCGCTGGGACTGGCCGAGGGCCGGGTCCTGGCGGAGTTCGTCGACGTTGAGGAAGACGCGCCCGGAAGGATCCGGGCGTTCTCCGAGAACCTCGCCTGCCCCAACGAACACCCCCTCGCCATCGACGAAATCGAGCCCCGCTCCTTCTCGTTCAACAACCCCTTCGGCGCCTGCGCCGCCTGCAGCGGAATCGGCACCCGTCTCGAGGTGGATGAGGAACTCATCGTTCCCAACCCGGAACTGTCCCTGTCCGAGGGCGCCATCGCCCCCTGGTCAATGGGCACCGCCACCACCGAGTACTGGAACCGGCTCCTGGAAGGCCTGGCCAAGGAAGTGGGCTTCTCCATGACCACGCCGTGGGAGAAGCTGGGCAAGGATGTGCGCCAAACCATCCTGCACGGCAAGGACCACAAGGTGGTGGTGCAGTACCGCAACCGCTTCGGACGCGAACGCAAGTACAGCACCGGCTTCGAAGGCGCCATCCAGTACGTCCACCGCAAGCATGGCGAAACCGATTCCGACTGGGCCCGCGACCGCTACGAAGAGTACATGCGGCAGGTTCCCTGCCCCGCCTGCAACGGCGCCCGCCTCAATCCGGCATCCCTGTCGGTCCTGATCAACGGCAAGTCCATCGCCGAGGTTGCCGCCCTGCCCATGCGGGACTGCGCGGAATTCCTGAACAACCTGGTGCTGACCGGGCGTGAAGCACAGATCGCCCACCAGGTCCTCAAGGAGATCCAGGCCCGCCTGACCTTCCTCCTCGATGTTGGCCTGGAATACCTCAACCTCGAGCGTCCGTCCGCCACCCTTTCCGGCGGTGAAGCCCAGCGCATCAGGCTTGCCACCCAGATCGGCTCCGGCCTGGTGGGCGTCCTCTACGTCCTCGATGAACCTTCCATTGGCCTGCACCAGCGCGACAACCGCCGCCTCATCGAAACCCTCACCCGGCTCCGCGACATGGGGAACACCCTTATCGTCGTGGAGCACGACGAGGACACCATCCATGTGGCCGACTGGATTGTCGACATCGGCCCCGGCGCCGGCGAGCACGGCGGCCAGGTGGTCCACTCCGGGACCTACAAGGAACTGCTGGACAACCGGGAATCACTGACCGGCGATTACCTGTCCGGCCGCAAGGCTATCGAGGTGCCCAAAAAGCGCCGGAAGTACGACAAGAAGCGCGAGATCAAGGTGGTCGGCGCACGGGAGAACAACCTCCTGAACGTCGACGCAGCCTTCCCCCTGGGGCTCTTCACCGCAGTGACCGGCGTGAGTGGCTCCGGCAAGTCCACACTCGTCAACGAAATCCTCTACAAGGTGCTTGCGAACAAGCTCAACGGCGCCAAGCAGGTGGCCGGGCGGCACAAGTCGGTCCAGGGCCTGGAGCACCTGGACAAGGTGGTCCACGTGGACCAAAGCCCCATCGGCCGCACCCCGCGGTCCAACCCGGCCACCTACACCGGCGTCTTCGACAACATCCGCAAGCTCTTTGCCGAGACTACGGAGGCCAAGGTCCGCGGCTACCTTCCCGGCCGCTTCTCCTTCAACGTCAAGGGCGGCCGCTGCGAGGCGTGCTCCGGTGACGGCACGTTGAAGATCGAGATGAACTTCCTGCCTGACGTCTATGTTCCCTGCGAGGTGTGCCATGGTGCCCGCTACAACCGGGAGACCCTCGAGGTGCACTACAAGGGCAAGACCATCGCCGATGTCCTCAACATGCCCATCGAAGAGGGCGCCGAGTTCTTCGCGGCGTTCTCACCCATCGCGCGGCACCTGAACACCCTGGTGGACGTGGGACTGGGCTATGTGCGCCTGGGACAGCCGGCCACCACACTTTCCGGTGGTGAGGCCCAGCGCGTCAAGCTCGCGGCGGAACTGCAGAAGCGGTCCAACGGCCGCAGCATCTATGTCCTGGACGAGCCCACCACGGGCCTGCATTTCGAGGACATCCGCAAGCTGCTCATGGTCCTGCAGGGGCTGGTGGACAAGGGCAACACTGTGATCACTATCGAGCACAACCTGGACGTGATCAAGAGTGCGGACTGGCTGGTGGACCTCGGGCCCGACGGCGGTTCAGGCGGCGGCCAGATCGTGGCGGCAGGAACGCCGGAGCAGGTGGCCAAGTCCGGGACGAGCTACACGGGCAAGTTCCTCGCCGAAATACTTGGCTGA
- a CDS encoding HAD hydrolase-like protein, producing MTSTTVPVIFDLDGTLVDPAGGITGGIASALRGVGLPVPGQDLLESMIGPKLGDALLNVAKVPADRLEEVVRRYREHYVATGIAQSRLYPGIREILESFAAAGRPVAVATQKPQRLAHKVLAHHGIDTFFHGIHGSADDETAVEGVPLGKTQIIAAALQNLDTRHAIMVGDRAQDVSGAIANGLDCIGVAWGFAPDGELEEAGSVTVVSTGGELVAVIERLEAVHAAAMSGVSNDGNV from the coding sequence GTGACTTCAACAACAGTGCCCGTGATCTTTGACCTGGACGGCACTCTTGTCGACCCGGCAGGTGGAATAACCGGGGGCATTGCATCAGCCCTCCGCGGGGTGGGGCTCCCGGTTCCCGGCCAGGACCTGCTCGAATCGATGATCGGCCCCAAGCTGGGCGATGCCCTGCTCAATGTGGCAAAGGTGCCGGCGGACCGCCTGGAAGAGGTGGTCCGCCGCTACCGTGAGCACTACGTGGCCACGGGAATCGCCCAAAGCCGGCTGTACCCTGGCATCCGCGAAATCCTCGAATCCTTCGCGGCAGCAGGACGGCCCGTGGCTGTTGCCACCCAAAAACCCCAGCGGCTGGCTCATAAAGTGCTGGCGCACCACGGCATCGACACGTTCTTCCACGGCATCCACGGCTCCGCCGATGACGAAACGGCAGTGGAAGGTGTCCCGCTGGGCAAGACCCAGATCATCGCCGCCGCCTTGCAGAACCTGGACACACGGCACGCCATCATGGTGGGGGACCGCGCCCAGGACGTGTCCGGCGCGATCGCCAACGGGCTGGACTGCATCGGCGTTGCGTGGGGCTTCGCTCCGGACGGGGAGCTGGAAGAAGCCGGCTCTGTCACGGTCGTCAGCACCGGTGGGGAACTGGTAGCGGTCATCGAACGGCTGGAGGCCGTCCACGCTGCGGCCATGAGCGGGGTGAGCAACGATGGAAATGTTTGA
- a CDS encoding lysophospholipid acyltransferase family protein: protein MEMFDAVRWTTRNLISGSCRPTVVGLENVPSDGPFIVAPNHLSFFDSVIVQALMPRPVAFFAKAEYFTTGGVKGKVMKAFFESVGSIPVERGEQAASVQALKTLMDILEAGRGIGIYPEGTRSRDGILYRGRTGVGWLALTTGAPVIPVGLIGTEKLQRAGEKGVRPQHFTMKVGEPLYFDKTGPDHSLPARREVTDRIMDAIAGLSGQQRSASYNQSKIAE from the coding sequence ATGGAAATGTTTGATGCCGTCCGCTGGACCACGCGCAACCTGATCTCCGGCAGCTGCCGGCCCACCGTCGTCGGACTCGAAAACGTCCCCTCCGACGGGCCCTTTATCGTGGCACCCAACCACCTGTCCTTCTTCGACAGCGTGATCGTGCAGGCACTGATGCCGCGTCCGGTCGCCTTCTTTGCCAAGGCCGAGTACTTCACCACCGGCGGCGTCAAGGGCAAGGTCATGAAGGCCTTCTTCGAGTCCGTGGGCTCCATCCCGGTGGAGCGCGGCGAGCAGGCCGCAAGTGTCCAGGCACTCAAGACCCTGATGGACATCCTGGAGGCCGGCCGCGGCATCGGCATCTACCCCGAAGGAACCCGCTCCCGGGACGGCATCCTCTACCGGGGACGCACCGGGGTCGGCTGGCTGGCGCTCACCACTGGCGCGCCCGTGATTCCCGTGGGCCTGATCGGCACGGAGAAGCTCCAGCGTGCCGGCGAAAAGGGGGTCAGGCCGCAGCACTTCACCATGAAGGTGGGGGAGCCGCTGTACTTCGACAAGACCGGGCCGGACCACTCCCTGCCCGCCCGTCGCGAAGTCACGGACCGGATCATGGACGCGATCGCCGGACTCAGCGGCCAGCAACGCTCCGCCAGCTACAACCAGAGCAAGATCGCCGAATAG